The nucleotide sequence AGTCTGCGGAAAACCTGGATATCATGAAAATCATTGATAAAACACATATGGCGAAACCGGCCTGGGGATATCGCAAAATGACTGACTATCTGCGAAATCATTACGGCTGCAAAGTCAACAGGAAACGCGTACGCCGCCTAATGCGGCTGATGGATATTATCGCGTTATATCCGGGGCCTAACCTGAGCAAAAAGTATCATGCACAATATGTACGGCCATATCTGTTGCGCAATCTGATGATCGATCATGAGGATCAGGTCTGGGGTGTGGATATCACCTATCTGCCGTTTAAGAAAGGTTTTATGTACTTGTTTATCATCATCGACTGGCATACTCGCGGGATCGTGGACTATGAGATCAGTTACACATTGGAAAAGGAATTTGTATTACGCTGTCTCCATCGTGCTCTCAGCCACCGTAAACCGGAGATCATCAATTCCGACCAGGGCAGCCACTTCACCAACCAGGCCTACCTGGATCTGATGGAGAGCAACGGAGTCAGGATATCAATGGACGGCAAAGGCCAGGCGTTGGACAATGTTCGCACAGAACGTTTTTTCCGCAGCTTGAAATACGAGGATATCTACATCAACGAGTACATCACACCAAAGGAGATGATCGCAGCCGTCAACAAATACATTTATGACTACAACACGATCCGCCCCCATGCATCGCTGGGGGGACTTACTCCCGATGCTTTTGCCCGGCAACAAAAGATCCATGCAGCCTAATGAAAGGAGATATTCGGATCATCTGAGATTTTGTGTCTTGACATTGGGGGGCACTATAGTGGACTATGAGATCAGTTACACATTGGAAAAGGAATTTGTATTACGCTGTCTCCATCGTGCTCTCAGCCACCGTAAACCGGAGATCATCAATTCCGACCAGGGCAGCCACTTCACCAACCAGGCCT is from Aminivibrio sp. and encodes:
- a CDS encoding IS3 family transposase, with product MTGSKKNITKSLVPKERLKLVSTENKKLTVKRQCELIEVNRSSVYRNQSQDLSDPTHGESAENLDIMKIIDKTHMAKPAWGYRKMTDYLRNHYGCKVNRKRVRRLMRLMDIIALYPGPNLSKKYHAQYVRPYLLRNLMIDHEDQVWGVDITYLPFKKGFMYLFIIIDWHTRGIVDYEISYTLEKEFVLRCLHRALSHRKPEIINSDQGSHFTNQAYLDLMESNGVRISMDGKGQALDNVRTERFFRSLKYEDIYINEYITPKEMIAAVNKYIYDYNTIRPHASLGGLTPDAFARQQKIHAA